Genomic segment of Natronoarchaeum philippinense:
ACCGAAGATCGGACCACGTTCTCGATCGCCCACCGGCTCTCGACGATCAAGGACGCCGACGAGATCGTCGTCCTCGAAGGCGGCCGGATCGAAGAGCGCGGGCGCCACGAGGAGCTGATCGACAACGACGGGCTGTACGCCCACCTCTGGGGCGTCCAAGCCGGCGAAATCGACGAACTACCCGACGAGTTCGTCGAACGCGCAGCGAGGCGGCAGGCCAGAACTGAGGCAGACGGTGACGACTGACCGGTCGAGGTGACGGCTGGCCGTCGACGCCCTCCTCGATGGCCGTCGACACCGTCCTCAAGCCTCACCGTCGGCGTCGCCCGCGACGTGACGCCGCCCCGTCCCCGCAAGCCAGCCCACGAGCGCCCGCACTGCCTCGGGATCGGAGAGCGCGTGTTCGGCGGCCGTCTCCGTCCGCCCGACCGCAATGCCGACGCCGTCGTCCAGCGCAGCGAACGCGTCTTCGTCGGTCACATCGTCGCCGACGTAGACGGTGAGCCAGCGCTCGTCGTCGGGGACCAGTCGATCGCGCAACCACTCGACGGCGGCGCCTTTGTCCCAGTCCACGGCGGGCCGGATCTCGAAAATCTTCTTGCCGGACGTGATCCGCAGGTCGGCATCGGCGTCCGCGACGGCGGCCTCGACCGCGCGCTGTACGTTAGGCACTGCACTCTCGTCGACGCCGCGGTAGTGGACTGTCGCAGTGACGCCTTTGTCCTCGACGGCGGCGCCGTCGATGCCATCGATTCGGGACGCCACGTCGCCGGCCACCTCGCCGACGGCGTCGGCCGCCGCCGCGGCGTCCGGATGGATTTCGATTTCGGGGTCGGCGTCCTCGCCCTCGGCCGCGGGGGCTTGCAACTCCAGCCCGTGATTTCCGGCGTAGTGGACGCCGGAGACGCCGGCGCGCTCGCGGAGATCCGCCAGCGCGCGGCCGCTGACCAGCCCGACGGCGATCCGGTCGGTGTCTCGTAACGCGCGCAGGCTCTCGGGAACGCCGTCGAGCGGCGTGGCCGTTGTCGGATCCTCGACGATCGGTGCGAGCGTGCCGTCGAAGTCCGCGAGAAAGAGCAGTCCGTCGGCGCGGTCGAGCCGCCGCTCGAACGTCGAACGAAGCGTCGCCGGGACGGCGTCGTCGCCGCCCATCTGTCAGGCGTCGACCGCGGATTCCTGCTCGGGGCCGGGGCGCTCGATCCGTTCGGCCGTCCGGAACTGGCTGGCGATCCACTCGTACACGTCGGCGTCGAGGACCTGCTCGCGGAGTCCGCGCATGCGCCGCTCGCGCTCGTCGGCGGGCATCGACAGCGCGCGCTCGATGGCGTCGGCGACGGCGGGCGTGTCCGAGGGGTGGATCAACACCGCGTCGTCGCCGAGTTCGTCGCTGGCGCCCGCGAGCTCCGAGAGTACGAGCACGCCCGTTGTGTCGAGCTGGGCGGCGGCGAACTCCTTGGCGACGAGGTTCATCCCGTCGCGCAGGGACGTGACCAGACAGAGATCGGCGTGGCGGTACAGCCCCGCCAGCGCCTCTCCAGAGAGCATCTCGGTCGTGTAGACGATCGGCTGCCAGTCGGTCGTTCCGAAGCGGCTGTTGATGTCCGCGACCTTCGCCTCGACGCGCTCTTGGACTTTCCGGTAGGCGGGGATGCGACTTCGGCTCTCGGAGCCCTTCTGGACGAAGGTGAACTCGCCGCGCCACTCCGGGCGGGTCTCGAAGAACTGTTCGAGCGCTTCGAGGCGTTCGACGATTCCCTTGGTGTAGTCCAGCCGGTCGACGCCGACGCCGACGCGCCGATCCTCGAGCCCGTGGGCGTCCGCGAACGTCTCCCAGAACGACGCCGCTTCGTCGGTGTCGGCCGCGGCGGCCTGCGCGTCGGCGTCGATGCCGATTCGGAACGGCCGAACGTACGTCCGGCGGTCGTTCTGTCTGACACAGCGAGTTCCTCGGTCGACGTCGTAGTCGGTCGTCGCCTCGACGGTGTCGAGGAAGTGCTGGCAGTACGCCGCCGTGTGAAAGCCAAGCAAGTCGTTGGCCAGCAGGCCGTCGAGCAACTGCTCGGCCTGCGGACAGGCTCGGAACACGTCCCAGCCGGTCCACGGCAGGTGCCAGAACTGCATGAGGAATGCGTCCTCGCCGAGGCGCTCTCTTGCCATCTGCGGGGCCAGTCCGAAGTGGTAGTCCTGAAACCAGATCACCGGATCGGCGTCGTCACAGGCCTCGACGGCGGCCTCGGCGAACAGCTCGTTGACCTCGCGGTAGCACTTCCAGTCGTCGCGCGAGAACGTCGCCCGGGTCGTGTCCGAGTGGCTCAGCGGCCACAGCGCCTGATTGCTGTAGCCGTAGTAGTAGCCGTCGACCTGCTCCTCGTCGAGCCACACCCGCCGCAGGTCGTAGGCGGGATCCTCGGGCGGCACTTCGACCACGTCGTCGTCGGCGACGACGCGGTCGGCCTCGCCGCTCCCCCACGCGACCCACGTGCCGCCGACGGTTTGGATCACCGGGTCGAGCGCGGCGGTCAGCCCGCCCGCCGGTCGGTTGACGACGACCTCGTCGCCGTCGTACTCGTGACTGTAGGGCTGGCGATTCGACATCACGACGAGGCGGCGTCCGTCCAGAAACGACGCCGCGGCGTCGGTCGCAGCCGCCTTCGAGTCGGCGCCGCTCCCTCCAGATCGGTCGTCCGACGGCGTCACGTCGAACCACCCCGGCGGACGCGTGGGCTTGCCCGCACGTTCGGCCCCCGGCCTCTCGGTCGGCGCCGGTGCGTCGCTCTCCCGTTCGTCACTCGGCACGTCGACTGTCCGCCAGATCCGTGCTGTACGCTGGTCATGTCCCACTCCCCTCTCGATTGAGCGGTTTCGGTGAAAAGCCGCCCCACCGTTTCGAACCGTTCGGCGAGTGCTTGCCGCGAGTAAGGACTCGCTTCGATGCCGTCGCCAGCCCGTCACGTCCGGTAGGCGCTCCTTTCTCCCCGAACCGAGCACCTAGAGCGACTCCTGATCGGAGTCGGTGTCTTGGCCGGGCGCGCCTTCCTCCGGTCTGTCCTCGCCGGTCGCCGGCGGCGTCCGGTCGCTGTAGTTCTTGCGTCCGATGGCGTCGTCGCCGACCATGTTGAGCGCGGCCTGCTGAACGTCAGTTTTCGACTCGAACTTCTGTCCGCCCATCGGGTCGAGCAGTTCGGCGAGCGTGGCGCTGCCGCCCTCGTACTCCAGCTCGGCGTCGCCGTGGTCGTCGAGCAGTCTCTCGGTCGTCACCGGATACGACAGCTCGTCGAGCGCGTCGTCGAGGTAACCGAAGTCGACGCCCATCTCGCGGCTGTCGCTCCCGTTTGTCTCGGTGTCGTCTCCCATTGTGTTCTCCCGGGTGCAAAAACGCGAGGCGGACACAAACCCCTTGGCCCCACATATTTATCGCCGGCACGCCAGGGAACGCACGTGCATCTGAGCGACCGGACTTGGACCGACGCCGCCGACGCCGAGACGGACCTCGCCGTCTTGCCCGTCGGCAGCACCGAGCAACACGGCCCCCACGCTCCGCTCGGCACCGACGTGCTGACCGCCGAGGCGGTCGCTGACGCCGGTGCTGAGCGCTACGACGGCGAGGTCGTCGTCGCGCCGGCGATCCCCGTCGGCGTCGCCGAGGAACACCGCCAGTTTTCCGGCACGCTGTGGGTCTCCGAGGAGACGTTCCGCTCGTACGTCCGCGAGACGGTTGCCAGCCTCGCCGCCCACGGCTGGGACCGGGTCGTGCTGGTCAACGGCCACGGCGGCAACGTCGCCGCGCTTCGGGAGGTCGCCGGGAGAATTGTCCGGCGCGACGACGCCTACGCGGTGCCGTTCACGTGGTTCGAGTCGGTCGGCGAGCACGCCGCCGACATGGGCCACGGCGGCCCGCTGGAGACGGCGGTGCTGCGCGCCGTCGCGCCCGAACTGGTCCGCGAGGACCGGGTCGAGGACGCCCGCGAGGGCGCCAGCGACGGCTGGGGCGAGTGGCAAAGCGGCGTCAATCTGGCCTTCGACTCGGCGGAGTTCACCGAAAATGGCGTCGTCGGCGATCCCGAGGCGGGCGACGCCGAACGCGGAGACGAACTGCTCGAACTTGGGGCCGACGCGCTGGCGGCGCTACTCGACGCTATCGAGGAGCGGGACCTGAGCCGTCCCGACCGGCGCTGAGCGCGACGACAATCGGGGCGTCGTCACTCGGCCTCGGCTTCTTCGGCGTCCGCATCGGCCTCTGTATCCGCGTCGTCTGCGTCCGTACCGGCGTCTGCGGCGTCGTCGAGCGTGCCCCGCAGATCGGGGATCGTCGCCGTGAGGTCGCCGACCTGATCGTGGGCCTCCTCGATCGTCTCGATCAGCGCTTCGACCTCCTCGATGCTCTCTTCGAGGTCCTCTGCGTCGTCGAAGGCGTCGGCGCGCTGGCCCATCGTGAACCACTTCTTGGCGTCGCGCAGGTCCGACTGAGCGTCTTCCACGTCGAGTGCCGAGCGGAGCCCGTTGAGCACGCCGAGCACGTTGTCCGCCTCGGTCTCCCAGACGGCGTCGCCGTCCGGGAGCGCGGCGCGGGCGTCGTCGAGCGACGCCTCGACGTCCTCGCGCATCTCGTTTGCGGCTTCGCCGAACAGTTCGTCGTTGTCGAGCGTCGACTGGCTCATACCCCACGTTCAACCTGCCCACTGTTAAAAAGTCGCCCGAAAGTGAAAGTGAAGATCCCGCCGAGAGCTATCGAGCGCGTTGATTCGACTTTGGCGGCGGCGACGATTCGAAACGAATGTCGTCTGTCTCGGCTACGTCGCGTCGCGCCCCGAGACGACGCCGAAGGAGTCAGTCGAGACCACGACGGCGGCGTGGGCCGCCAGTGCGACAGTCAGCAGACCGGCGTTCCACCACGGCGAGTTGTACCAGATCAGATCGAGCCCCCACCACCCCTCGACGACCGGCCAGAGCGGTTCGATCGGCGTCGAGATGTCCGGCGCCGACAGCATGTCCGCGAACACGTGACTCAGTCCGCCGGCAGCGTAGCCCGCGGTGGCAAATGTGAACGTGGATCGCTCGTCGAATCGCGCGCTGGTCCAGCGCGCCAGCGGTTCGGCGAGCGCGGCGGCCGTGATCGCGCCGGCCACGACCGCGATGCCGACGACGAACACCACAGTGTGCGTGACGCCGTGGTGGTGGATCGCCGCCGGGAACAGCGACGACAGCACCAGATCCACGTCCGGAAGCATCGACGCCGCCGCCGCGAAGCCGACGAAGGCCAGACTGACGCGGTCGTCCCAGACGATCCACGCGGGCAGCGCCCACAACAGCCCCATCGCCACGTGTCCCATGACATCTACCATTGCAACCGAGTACGCCCCGACCGAGTAAAAAGCGAATGCCTGCACCGCCCGGCCGTGCTACTCGTCGCGTCGCACGGCGTCGACGCGCATCAGCGGGTAGCCGTCCTCCATCTGCATGCTGGTGACGACCTCTGTGCCCTCGTAGTCGACGACGACCTCGACCTCCATGAACTCGCCCGTCAACTCGGTGTAGCCGTGGTCGATGGCGGCGTCCAGACGCTCGTTGAGGATGTCGACGGACACCGCGGCGCAGTGGGGCTGGTTCTCGATCGACTCCTCGATGGCGCGCTCTAAACTGGACGCATTGTCGGGGCTGACCGGCGTGCCCGCGAACTGGTGGTACAGCGTGCCGAACTTGATGCCGGCCTCGAACGCCGCTCGCTCGCCGGTTGTCGGCGTCGCGTCGGTGTTGTCCATGTCAGTGACTCGTCGCGTGGCGCCCTAAATCGCATGGTACTTATCGACCCTGTCCCACTGGGCGAACGAATGGACGACCCCGTGCTGCTGACCGGCGCCGGCGGGCGCGTCGGACAGGCGATTCTGGGCGGGCTCGCGGACGACTACGAGTGGCGACTCCTCGATCGAGAGCCACCGACGGGCGAGCATCCGGGCGAGTACGTCGTCGCCGATGTCACCGACTACGACGCCATCCGCGATGCGATGGAGGGCGTCAGCGCGGTGATCCATCTCGCCGGCGATCCGCGCCCTGAGGCGCCCTGGTCGAGCGTTCTGGAGAACAACATCGACGGCGCCAAGACCGTCTTCGAGGCCGCCGTCGACGCCGGCGTCGAGAAGGTCGCCTTCGCCTCATCGAACCACGCTGTCGGCGCCTACGAGACCGACGAGCGCACGCCCGAGATGTACCGCGACCACCACGAGCTCCGTCTCGACGGCACCGAACTCCCTCGGCCCACCAACCTCTACGGCGTCAGCAAGGCCGCCGGCGAGACGCTCGGTCGGTACTACCACGACCAGCACGGACTGGACGTGGTCTGCGTGCGCATCGGCAACCTCACTGAGGGCCACCCCCCGATCGACTACGAGCGCGGACAGGCGATGTGGCTCTCCTATCGTGACTGTGCCCACCTGTTCGATCGCTGCCTGCAGGCCGACTACGACTACGAAATCGTCTACGGCATCTCGGACAACGACCGCAAGTACTACTCGATCGAGCGCGCGAAGGAGGCACTTGGATACGAGCCGCGAGACAATTCTGCACACTTCGACGGCGAGGAGCGGGTCGACGAACCCGAGGCGTGAGCGCGGCACTACGACTCTACGCGACGGCGGCGACACAGCGGCGTCCGTGCGCGAACGATGTTACTCGAACAGGCCTTCGACATCTCGCTCCCGCGAGCGACGCCGATCGACGTGCTGGCTCAGTCGCTGGTAGATGATTCCCCTGTTTTCGGCGTCACGAACGAAATCCAGCACGAACGTGACGAACGGGCTCCCCTCCTCACCAGCATCGAGGTCATCACGGGCGTACTCGACGGCGCGGTCGATCGTCGCTTCGTCGTACCTCTCGGCCGCTTCGGCGAGCAGTGGCGCGACGGTCCAGACCGCTCCGATGTCGAGATCGGTGAACTCGACAGCTCGCCCGTCGACCCGTAACTCGGGCGGACGGCGCCGTTCGATCACCTCGGGGTCGGACGCAAGCGTCGAAAGCGTCTCGCGGACCGTCCCGACGTTGACGCCGCGGTAGTCGGCCGGCAGCTCACGGAGGTACGCGCCGGCGCTCTCGGCGAGTCCGACCGCTCCCTCCCAGTTGCGATCGTGCGCGTGGTGGACGGCGGCTGTGAACTGAATCAGGCCGTGGAGCAGGCGCTCGTCGTGGCCTTCCTCCAGTTCCAACCACCGATCCTCCCACGCGTCGTGGGCCGCGTGGTAGTAGCCCGCGTTGTAGGCGGCGATGCCAGCGCGGAGTAGTGACTCCATCGGATGGGCGTCCGTAGAAAATCCGGCGCGGTCAGGCGCTGCGGGCTTCCTTGGCCTTCGGGCGGAGATTGCCGTAGCCGCACTTCCGGCAGTTCTCGGCCTCGGCGGCGTTGCGCGCGTTACACCGCATGCAGATCATCTTGTTCAGCAGTCGCCCCTCCGCTTTTTCGAACGTAGCCATACCCGTCGGTTAGCCGCTCGCTCGTTTAAGCGTGGTGGTTCCCGGTTGCGACGCCGACGCTACACAGTGGCGACAGCAGTCGCTTGTCGCGCGTAAAAACCGCAGAAGAATCCCGAAATCCTTAGAGACGGCCCGCCTTCTGGAGCTTCATCAGGTCCTCGGTGTCGAGGGTCTCGCCGTCCTTGAAGCGCTCGTAGATCTCCTCGGCTTCCTGCTCGACTTCCTCTTTCTCCTGCTCGCGCTCGGACTTGCGCTCTTGTTCTTCTTCCTTGTCGAGTTCGCGCAGACGCTTCTGGACGCGGACGAAGTCCTCGTGGTGACGGTCGGCGGCCTCTTGGGCTTCGACGAACAGCTCGTGCATCTCGTCGGCGTCGTCACGGATGTCGTCGGCCTCCCGATAGGCCTCGATCATCTCGTTGTGGTGCTCTTGGGCCTTGTCGGCGAGCTCGGTCACCTTCTGGTGGTGCTGACTGGCTTCCGATCGGACCTCTTCGGCCTCCTCGACGAGGTCATCGAGCTCCTCGTTCTGATCGAGTTTCTCCTTTCGCTGCGTGTACTCCTCGCGCTTCTCCTCGATCTTCTCGATGAGTTCGCGCTCGTCCTCGGTGCTGAGAACCTCGGTCTGCTGCTTAAATTCGAGCTCCTCGATCTCCTCTTCGAGCTCCTCGAGGTCCTTGCCCTCGTCGAGCTCCATGTCCGACTTCATGGCCTCGACCTTGTCGAACAGCTCGTTTGCCTCGGCGTTGAGCTCGTTGCGCTTTTCTTTGTGCTCTTGGACCTGCTCGTTGAGCTCGTCGCGCTGCTCGCGGTGCTCTTGAGCTTCGTCGACCTTCTCGCGTGTCTTCGCGTTCAGGTCGTCGCGCTTGGATGCGCGCTCGGATGCGAGCTGGTTCAGCTCGTTTCGCCGGTCTCGCAGCTGGCCTGCGAGCTTGATGAGCTGTCCTTTCGATTTGTTTTCGAGGTCGTCCTCCGTAAGTTCGACGTTGTCCGCTTCGTCGAGTTCTTGTGCATCTACCATTGTTAGTCAAGCCTCTGTGCCATACCCGCACCGGCGGGTAGCAATAGCTCGTGACGTACGATGACGGTCCGATTATAAGGATTGCCTGTCATTCTGGTCTGCGAGCGATGCTACCCGAACGCCGGTGACGTTCTGGTACTGCTTAGTAACGGGGCTTACAATTTAAAAGTACCGGTCATCAAACCCCTGAAAACAGTTAGCAAGCGGCCTGACTCCCCGTGTAAAGGGTTCTCACGACCCCCGCCAAACCATATAAAAGGAACCTCGGCGTCCCGCCGTTCCGCCCGGCGATTGCTCGGCGCGTCCTCGACGCCCTCGGCGAACGAGCGCCGCCGACGCGTACCGGCCGCGATGCTCGACGCACTCTCAGCAACAGCCCCATCGGACCCTGTATGACGGCGTCCAGCCGACTACAGCCGGTACGTGTTCGTGACCCCCTCCCCGTCGTTCGACAGCGTCAGCACGACTTCGTCGGCGCCGTCGGGAATCTTGACGCCGCCGGCGGACTCGCTGTCGAGCGGCTCGACTGTGGCATCGAACGAGCCGCCACGGTCGCCGGCCGTCCACTCGACGGTCGCCTCGGCGTGCTCGCCCGTGTCGTTGACCACCGTGACGCCGACGGTGCCCGGACGCGGCGTGTCGTCGAGCACGGCCTGTAGCGGCTCGTAGGCGTCGGCGAGGGCGCTGTAGGCCGGTTTCTCACCGCCGTCGGCGGCCAGCAGGCCCATCCCGCCCGCCGGTCTGGCGTCCTGCAACGCGAACGCGGCGACCACGGCCGCGCCGTTGCGCCGCAGCGTCTCGCCGACGCGTTTTACTGTCCGTGCCTGCTCGCGCTGTGTCCTCTCCGGGTCGTTTGCCTCGATGCGATCGGCGAGTCCGGGAACCGAGTCGGTCCCGTCGGGATCGACGACCGATCCGGCGCCAAACTCCGACACGACTTCGCCGAGCCCGGGATAGCGGTCGAGCAACCGGTCGATATCCGCGGCGACGCCGTAGTCCCAGCCGGGGTACAGATTCGCGGCGTCGGGCGCAGTGCCGGGCGGGCCGGCGACCGGGACGACCGGTCGATCGGTGTCGAACGTCGCGGCGATCTCGTCGGCGGTCGATCGGTCGTAGTCGGTGCGCCACGCGCGCCAACGAAGCCGCGAGCGCGCAATGGTGCCGCTTCCCAGCGGTTGCTCGAAGGGATCCGCGGGGTCGTCGTGGACGCCGTAGACGCCGACGCTGGGGCTGGCGCGAGTCGTCTCGACCAGTGCGTCGGCGAGTTCGGCGCCCCGTTCGGGGTCGACATCCACGGGGCCCGATAGCGGGAGATCCTGCCAGAGCAGGAGTCCGGCCTCGTCGCAGGCCTCGCGGAACGACGGCGAGGCGACGTGTGCGTGTGCGCGAACGAGATTGGCGTTGGCGGCCGCCGCGGCCTCGACAGCTCCGACGGGATCCTCGCTCGGAACCACGTTGACCCCGCGTGCGCGGGCACGGCGGCCGTTGATGCGAAGTCCGTCGTCGTCGAGCGACACCGTACTGAAGCCGGTCGTCGCCGCCCGCTCCGCGCCGTCGAGCTTCGCGCGCACCGTGTAGCGGTGCTGGGAGCCCAGATCGCGAGGCCACCAGCGCCGCGGCTCTCGAACCTCGATCTCGCGTTGGACCGTGACGCGCTCACCGGCGTCGGCCTGCACGTGGACCCGCTCCATCGCGCCGCCGCCGCGGAACCCCTCGGGCCGGAGCGACAGCGTCGCGCGCTCGTCGATCTGCTCGGCGGCGTCGACGGTCAACTCGGCCGTGATCGTTCCGCGGTTCTCGTCGAGTCGTGGCGTCACCGACAGGTCGACGAGCGCGACCGGTCCGTGCGTCTCGACGTGGGCATCCCACCAGATACCCGGTACGCGCGCGCTCTCCGGCAACCGGTCTGTCTCGTGGACGCCGCCGAAGCCGTCGTCGGGGCGCCGGCACTCCACGATCAACTCGTTGTCGGCCGAGGGCTCGAACTCGAAGCGAGCAGGTCGGAAGTAGGTGTCGTGCTCGCCGAGCAACTCGCCGTCGTGCCAGACGCGTGCGTGCGCGTACAGCCCGTCGAGGACGAGCGTCGCGCGCGTTTCCTCGTCGTCACGCGGATCCGGAAACGTCGTCCGGTACGCGACGGCGTCCGCTCCGGCGAGCGCGTCCGGACGGCCGGGAATATCGACTGGATCGGGGTCATCGAGGACCGGCGGCTCGTCGTCGTCGCTCGGTTCGACCGCGGCCCCTTGCCACTGGTCCAGCATCGGTTATCGACTCCACCGTCCGGCACCGAAATAGGTCTTACTCTCGATAGGCTCCGGACCGCCGGCAGTCGCTGCGCCGACGACCCGATCTGTTCACTTTCACTTTCACTCCGGGGGAGGCGCAGTTTAAGGGTGCTTGCCCATCCAGTCGGTAGTATGCTCGAACGGCTCACCAGCACGTGCGAGGGCGAGGACTGCGACCGTGCGCTCGACGACGAGCACCTGATGCTTGCGATGGAGACGGAGTCCGGCACCCGTCGCGCCTACGAGTGCGACTGTGGCGCCGTGACGATCACCGTCGTCCGGGAGCAGTAACCGACGTTCGGCGTCGCCCGACACCCCCGACCGGAGATGCGTGCGCTCAAGTTTCGCGGCCGGGAAGGCTCGGCCATGCAAGAACAGATCCATGCGACGGGGCACCAGAACGTGCTCGCAGAACACACGAGCACGTTCGAGGTGACGACCGACGACTACCTGACCACGGCCGGCGACTGCATCCTCGCGGTCGAGGCCGATCGCGCCCCCGCCGACTTCGATCCCGACTTCGTCGCGGCCTGCCAAGACGCCGACGCGACGATCACCGCCGAGCTGGCCGTCGGTGACCAAACCGAGACTGTCACCGGCAGCGGCCACC
This window contains:
- a CDS encoding dihydroneopterin aldolase family protein; translated protein: MDNTDATPTTGERAAFEAGIKFGTLYHQFAGTPVSPDNASSLERAIEESIENQPHCAAVSVDILNERLDAAIDHGYTELTGEFMEVEVVVDYEGTEVVTSMQMEDGYPLMRVDAVRRDE
- a CDS encoding DUF309 domain-containing protein — protein: MESLLRAGIAAYNAGYYHAAHDAWEDRWLELEEGHDERLLHGLIQFTAAVHHAHDRNWEGAVGLAESAGAYLRELPADYRGVNVGTVRETLSTLASDPEVIERRRPPELRVDGRAVEFTDLDIGAVWTVAPLLAEAAERYDEATIDRAVEYARDDLDAGEEGSPFVTFVLDFVRDAENRGIIYQRLSQHVDRRRSRERDVEGLFE
- a CDS encoding glycoside hydrolase family 2 produces the protein MLDQWQGAAVEPSDDDEPPVLDDPDPVDIPGRPDALAGADAVAYRTTFPDPRDDEETRATLVLDGLYAHARVWHDGELLGEHDTYFRPARFEFEPSADNELIVECRRPDDGFGGVHETDRLPESARVPGIWWDAHVETHGPVALVDLSVTPRLDENRGTITAELTVDAAEQIDERATLSLRPEGFRGGGAMERVHVQADAGERVTVQREIEVREPRRWWPRDLGSQHRYTVRAKLDGAERAATTGFSTVSLDDDGLRINGRRARARGVNVVPSEDPVGAVEAAAAANANLVRAHAHVASPSFREACDEAGLLLWQDLPLSGPVDVDPERGAELADALVETTRASPSVGVYGVHDDPADPFEQPLGSGTIARSRLRWRAWRTDYDRSTADEIAATFDTDRPVVPVAGPPGTAPDAANLYPGWDYGVAADIDRLLDRYPGLGEVVSEFGAGSVVDPDGTDSVPGLADRIEANDPERTQREQARTVKRVGETLRRNGAAVVAAFALQDARPAGGMGLLAADGGEKPAYSALADAYEPLQAVLDDTPRPGTVGVTVVNDTGEHAEATVEWTAGDRGGSFDATVEPLDSESAGGVKIPDGADEVVLTLSNDGEGVTNTYRL
- the azf gene encoding NAD-dependent glucose-6-phosphate dehydrogenase Azf, translating into MDDPVLLTGAGGRVGQAILGGLADDYEWRLLDREPPTGEHPGEYVVADVTDYDAIRDAMEGVSAVIHLAGDPRPEAPWSSVLENNIDGAKTVFEAAVDAGVEKVAFASSNHAVGAYETDERTPEMYRDHHELRLDGTELPRPTNLYGVSKAAGETLGRYYHDQHGLDVVCVRIGNLTEGHPPIDYERGQAMWLSYRDCAHLFDRCLQADYDYEIVYGISDNDRKYYSIERAKEALGYEPRDNSAHFDGEERVDEPEA
- a CDS encoding creatininase family protein codes for the protein MHLSDRTWTDAADAETDLAVLPVGSTEQHGPHAPLGTDVLTAEAVADAGAERYDGEVVVAPAIPVGVAEEHRQFSGTLWVSEETFRSYVRETVASLAAHGWDRVVLVNGHGGNVAALREVAGRIVRRDDAYAVPFTWFESVGEHAADMGHGGPLETAVLRAVAPELVREDRVEDAREGASDGWGEWQSGVNLAFDSAEFTENGVVGDPEAGDAERGDELLELGADALAALLDAIEERDLSRPDRR
- a CDS encoding DUF371 domain-containing protein, with the translated sequence MQEQIHATGHQNVLAEHTSTFEVTTDDYLTTAGDCILAVEADRAPADFDPDFVAACQDADATITAELAVGDQTETVTGSGHPDLSFESERSAVGRTSEHVDERTIMVNADSPALGFDRDLVADLADGADATLTLSVE
- a CDS encoding metal-dependent hydrolase, which produces MVDVMGHVAMGLLWALPAWIVWDDRVSLAFVGFAAAASMLPDVDLVLSSLFPAAIHHHGVTHTVVFVVGIAVVAGAITAAALAEPLARWTSARFDERSTFTFATAGYAAGGLSHVFADMLSAPDISTPIEPLWPVVEGWWGLDLIWYNSPWWNAGLLTVALAAHAAVVVSTDSFGVVSGRDAT
- a CDS encoding DUF5790 family protein, yielding MSQSTLDNDELFGEAANEMREDVEASLDDARAALPDGDAVWETEADNVLGVLNGLRSALDVEDAQSDLRDAKKWFTMGQRADAFDDAEDLEESIEEVEALIETIEEAHDQVGDLTATIPDLRGTLDDAADAGTDADDADTEADADAEEAEAE
- a CDS encoding coiled-coil protein: MVDAQELDEADNVELTEDDLENKSKGQLIKLAGQLRDRRNELNQLASERASKRDDLNAKTREKVDEAQEHREQRDELNEQVQEHKEKRNELNAEANELFDKVEAMKSDMELDEGKDLEELEEEIEELEFKQQTEVLSTEDERELIEKIEEKREEYTQRKEKLDQNEELDDLVEEAEEVRSEASQHHQKVTELADKAQEHHNEMIEAYREADDIRDDADEMHELFVEAQEAADRHHEDFVRVQKRLRELDKEEEQERKSEREQEKEEVEQEAEEIYERFKDGETLDTEDLMKLQKAGRL
- the otsB gene encoding trehalose-phosphatase is translated as MGGDDAVPATLRSTFERRLDRADGLLFLADFDGTLAPIVEDPTTATPLDGVPESLRALRDTDRIAVGLVSGRALADLRERAGVSGVHYAGNHGLELQAPAAEGEDADPEIEIHPDAAAAADAVGEVAGDVASRIDGIDGAAVEDKGVTATVHYRGVDESAVPNVQRAVEAAVADADADLRITSGKKIFEIRPAVDWDKGAAVEWLRDRLVPDDERWLTVYVGDDVTDEDAFAALDDGVGIAVGRTETAAEHALSDPEAVRALVGWLAGTGRRHVAGDADGEA
- a CDS encoding alpha,alpha-trehalose-phosphate synthase (UDP-forming), with product MPSDERESDAPAPTERPGAERAGKPTRPPGWFDVTPSDDRSGGSGADSKAAATDAAASFLDGRRLVVMSNRQPYSHEYDGDEVVVNRPAGGLTAALDPVIQTVGGTWVAWGSGEADRVVADDDVVEVPPEDPAYDLRRVWLDEEQVDGYYYGYSNQALWPLSHSDTTRATFSRDDWKCYREVNELFAEAAVEACDDADPVIWFQDYHFGLAPQMARERLGEDAFLMQFWHLPWTGWDVFRACPQAEQLLDGLLANDLLGFHTAAYCQHFLDTVEATTDYDVDRGTRCVRQNDRRTYVRPFRIGIDADAQAAAADTDEAASFWETFADAHGLEDRRVGVGVDRLDYTKGIVERLEALEQFFETRPEWRGEFTFVQKGSESRSRIPAYRKVQERVEAKVADINSRFGTTDWQPIVYTTEMLSGEALAGLYRHADLCLVTSLRDGMNLVAKEFAAAQLDTTGVLVLSELAGASDELGDDAVLIHPSDTPAVADAIERALSMPADERERRMRGLREQVLDADVYEWIASQFRTAERIERPGPEQESAVDA
- a CDS encoding 50S ribosomal protein L40e, whose product is MATFEKAEGRLLNKMICMRCNARNAAEAENCRKCGYGNLRPKAKEARSA
- a CDS encoding DUF5789 family protein, with the translated sequence MGDDTETNGSDSREMGVDFGYLDDALDELSYPVTTERLLDDHGDAELEYEGGSATLAELLDPMGGQKFESKTDVQQAALNMVGDDAIGRKNYSDRTPPATGEDRPEEGAPGQDTDSDQESL